AGCCCCACATGTGGGTGCCTCCTTGCCGTACCAGCCAGCACCTTGGTGGTGGGGATGGCTTCTCACCAGAGGAATGGGGCGTCTCTGCAGACACTGCCTGTGACCAGGGCCCCCAGACGCCGTCCAAGGAGGTGCCGTCGGGCTTGCTGCGCACCTGGATGTGGTACCTCACTCCTGGCTGCAGGTCCCGGAGGACCACCCAGGTGTTAGCCTGGACCAGCCCCTGTAGGAGAGGGCCCAGGCTGGGAAGTGGCTGTGGACACTCCAGTTCCCCTGCCTGTTCCTGGCCCCTCTATCTACCTGCCCCACTCCCggggaggctgcagctgccccGGCCGTGGGTGTGTGGGTGCTGAGAGATGGATTGATGGAGGGGTCCCGTGGACGCTCCCCACTGGAGTCCAACATGGTGCTGCATGGCATCTGTGAGGAGCCAGCAGGGCAGAAGCGCACCTCGTAGAGGAAGAAGTCCAGGTAGTCGCTGAGCGGTGGCTGCCATGACACGCAgagctgccccacagccccagcccagcgGGCGGTGATGTTTGCTGGGGGAGCGATGAGACCTGTGAGGAATGAGCCAGGGTGTTTGCATCTGGGCACACCCAGTGAACCTCCAGGGCTGCCTCCATGCCCAGTGTGCTGCCAACCCCTGGTGACAGGCAGAAGTGCAGGGGACTCGGGTCTGGGGGCTGTCCTGGTGTTGCACGGGTATTGCCCAGCAGGAGGGACTCACCCACCGCATCCACGCTGAGCTCCCGCCAGTACTTGGTCTGGTTGGTGGTGGCGTCCAGGACACGGAGATGGAGCTGGGTGAAGAGCCGCACGTCCTGGCTGGGGAAGATGCAGACGTGCCGGATCCCACCAGCCCCGCGGTGCCATGTGGAAACTGTGCATGCTGTGGGCACATCTCTGAGGGGTGGAGAGCAGGGTCTTGGAGCCCCCCATGCCTCCtgcccagggccaggctgggggaggggggggaccTGAACCACAGCACTGAGACCTTGGTGTCACCAGCTCCTTCCTGTTCCCCCATCCCCTGCAGGGTACCACCTCCGTGGCTCTGAGGGACAGGCacagtcccagccctgctgcagggtgtGTGGTCACTGCTGTGGTATAGAGCTCCTGTGGGCTCTCCACCATCTCTCCTTGCAGTGGAGGTCACTGGCATGGCATGGAGAGCTGTGGCACCCTGACCCTGTTGCTCTCTTTGCAGCAAAGAGAGAGGTTGGGTTGTGGCCCCACCACCTCCTACCTGCTGTACCAGTAGTAGAAGTGGCACATGCCACTTGcctcctcatcatcatcccAGAAGCAAGTGAGGTCCTCGAAGGAGCGGGAGAAGCAGAGAAtgtcctcaggcacctctgccagcagagcagcatctgGGAGGAGTGTGGGCATGAAAGATCCCTTGGATGCAAACCTGGCCACTCCCTACCTGCATCCGCCCTCTGCATGCCCACTGTCTGGTTTGCCCCTgaggctgctctgtgcaggcACCTGGGGCAGTGTGGGAATGGATATGGTGCAGATGCCCATGCTTGGCAtggcagggagggatgcagcACAGGTGCCAGCTGCTGTCTTGCACTGAGGTCCTGGCTGGCAGCATGGCTCCCAGCCAGCCAACCCCACCACTCCCCCCTCCTCAGTACTCGGGGTCCTTTGGGataaacaaacaacccaaaatagCCCTGTGGTCAGAGAGGGGCTTGGGGCCTGTCCCCAGGAATCAGGGGGAAGCACCCCTGCTCATGCCGGAAAGCGCCGGAAGTGAGATAAGGAGGAGCAGTgccccagggagagggaaagggcCTTGGGGCTGGTATGGGAGTGTGTGGTCCTGAGATGGATGGGATGCTCCCACCACAGCCTTGGAACTGCTTGGTCAGGGGGGCTGTGGGTTTCTCTGCCTCACTTAGCAAGCCACCCTCCTTGTCATTGCAGGGATGAACTGGAGCATCACATCCTGCAGGATCTCCATCCAAAAGCACTGGTGGCTTTGCTGGCACACAGGTGCCCACCTCACTGCCAGAGAAAAGGGGACAGCACCGATGCAGATGTGTGAAGCACAGGGGTGGCCTTGCTGAACTCAGTATTGCTCCAGCACCCCCTTCTCCACTTCTGCAGTGGAACCTGCTCCagctcttcttcttctccttctcttcctctttggaTATGCCCTCTTTCCCAGAGGCTGCCCCCAGCTACAGGACCCTACAACAGGATCCCAGCACCTGACTCTGCAATATGTGCTGAGTGCATCCATTCTATGTGACACCTCCCCTGTGCTGCCAAGTTGAGCCCTCCCTGGGTGAAAAATAAGGGATAGTCCCCAAATGTCCTTGCCACCTTTGCAGTATCCCTCTGCTCAACCTATCCATTTCCTTGCCCAAACCCCCCATCcttgttcctcttttcccagctcacatcccctccctgcagacCACTGCCCCTCTTCCTGCTCTCCCCTTTTTGCCCTCCATTGGCCCCACCTCAGGTCTCATGAGGCTCTGTGACCCCCCCAACTCCCAGCACaaggggatggggcagccaggGCCCAGAAGTCTGGTGGCATGGGGATCCGTGACATTGGTGGAAGACCACACTGGTCCTGTGGGTAACCAGAGCATCTTTGCTGGGTGCAAGCTGTTCCCTAGGGAGAGTGGGCACATGGTTCTGCAGCCCTCATCAGCCTTGGGGCATGATGACGCTGCAGAGGCTCTGGGTAGAGGGAGGATGAGCCCAGCTTGGTTCcttccaacacccctgcaggAGTGACTCAAGAAATGCTCCTCAGCCTGCAATAGCCAGAGACCTGGGATGAGGCTGGAGAGATGAGCATGAGATTGACAGGAATTTGTTTAGTTAATGCTTTTATGGTGTTATAAGAAGTGTTAAAAGGGCTAAGGAGAGGCTCAAAGAAGGCCTGAAACTGGAAAAAGCTGGGAAGCATCTCTGCCAGGCACAGTGAGCCAGGCTGGGGCCAGCTACTGGCTGAGCTGATGATGCTCGGGGCAGTCAGATCTCAGCTGGCTCAGGAGCAGTGGTATAagcccagcagtgccacagcaTTACCTCAGTGCAGAGTTGTGCCATCAGATGTTAGCTTGAATTTGGCTCAGCCCCTTGTTATGGTAACTTCAAGAGCTTTTGATGTGCAGGGAGTCCCTCTGCCacctgtgcagggctgggagctgcaggctgcCACCCTAAAGGGATGCCTCAGGGCAGCCAGGTCCTGCCCACAGAGAGCAGGGATGTCCTTTTGTTCCAGGCACCCTAGGGTGTTCCATGGGTGAGAAGTGGGCTGCATTGCCCACCATGAGCACACCCCACACACCATTCTGGGATGCTCCCTCCCCAGTTCTGCAGGTTCTGGCTGCTGTAGAGTTACTCCCTGCCCACACCTGGTGTGACAACTCCTCTCTGTCCCATCCCTTGCAGGAGAAAATGGCCCCAAGGACCTACCTTGGGATGTCACTGGCTCGGGGGTTGATGGCAGGCTGTGGAGGCTGATCAGGATGGCAGGGAGCAGTGAGAGCAGCCGGCCCCGGTGCAGGCAGGCTGCCATCCCGCATCCCATGTACCGGGGCCAAGCGTGCCGTGTTTGGCCCTTTCCAGTGCCCCGGgagcttctgcagctccttcaggCAATACCTTTATCTGGGAAGTGGTGGCTGTGCAGCTCAGGAAGCCTGGCTGGaggctccccccaccccatcgCCGGCACTTCCCCGTGCCCGAAACCACCGTGCCGCAGCCCCTCCGCCGCCAGCCGCAGTGCCAAGAGAGACTGCTCCTATCAGATAGGCAGCACGTCCTGTCCTTGTGGCTACCGGCATGCTGGGAGGCTGGagtaggaagaaaaacaaccccTGAGAAGCCAGGGAGGCCCCAGtacagggcaggcagggcagggcaggctgTTGGGGGCCGCAGGCACTTGGGAGCATGGAGCTCCTGTGGCTGCTCTGGCTCTGTGCCATCCTGTGCCACCTGGCACTGGTCTGCTCTGCATGGCCCAGTGGCACTGAccctgtggctgtgctgggaggaagGTGGCAGGCACAGGGGACATTGGCCAGGTCTGCACAGATGCTAGTTGGTGCCTGTGCAGAAGAAAGACTTCTGTGGTGGGGTCCGGCAGGCATGCTCAGCCTCATGCCAGTCCACCACTGTTCCTAGAGGGGTGTCCCAACCTGCTGGAGTGCCTGGGGGGCACTACTTAGGAGGCAAGGAGCTGCTTACACATGCATCCCCACTGTGCCAATGATGGGTTATTGTCTCCTTGTCCTGACAGCACCAGGATCACTGAGGGGAGAAGAGAATGGCCCGCACCAATTTGTCACAGTCAAATCTTGTCAAACCAATCTCACTTCCTTCTCCATCTGGCTATTGGGCTTTGCCAtcagggagggaaaaagcagaaaagccctTGGTTTCAGCAGGGCTGATGATGCTGCCTCAGGTGCTgttcccagctggcagcagaggggaTGCAGGGGCAGTGGCACATGCTAGGCTGCCTGTGAGGTCCGGACCCCACCACTGCTTCACTGGAGACATCAGCGATGGGACAGAGTGGCTGCACTTGACACCgaagagcagcagaggacagAATGGGAAATAAGAATTGTATTACCAGGGTTGAAACACCTGGAGAAAAAAGACTCTGCCCAGAAGGGAAAATTCCAAATACTTCTGCCTTGGGCTGAGATAATGGGCTCTGGTTTTCTGTGGGCTGTAGAAGATAACTAGATGGGCAGCCGATGGCACGCCTAGAGCCTGGCAAGCTGGAGCCAGAAAAGATGAGACCCCCCTGCTGTCGACAAAATAAACTGCAGTCGTGCAGGACGAGCGACCACAGCCAGGGGCAGCAGCTCCGCGGGAGGGTCAGCACAGAGCCCAGATGATCCTTGAACGGACCAGCACTTGGGACAGAATCGCCCCAGCAGCACCTGTTTGAGCAGGCTGGTCGGACACGATGGTCCCTGGGCAGGAGCCAGCTGGCCACGGTGGGAAGGGTGCAGAgccacacagccctgcagggacacTGGCCACTGGAACAGGGCTGTCCCTGTGAAGAGTGGCTGTCTGAGGAGAAGCTGCAATTTTCAAGCATGTGAGAGGTAATTGTGCAGAGGAAGGACATGGTCCATTTTCCATATGCCGTGGGGACACGTAATCTTAAATTGGATCCCCATGGCATGATGAAACCTGGGGCTTGTCTCAGAGTGCTGGGAATCCCTGGGTCAGAGGACCCCAACAGGGACAGGATACCCAGGAATGTCCACTATGTCAGCAAACCATCAGGGCCCCGCATCCTTCTCCCAGTGGAGAGAAGTGCCATCAGTGGGGCAGAGCTTCAACCCCACACCCTCTCCTATGTACAGCTGCTTGTTGCACTATGTTTATTGTCCATAAGGCAGAGCTGGCACCTCTGAAGGGTTACCACAGAGCTGGAGGCTGTGCACAGCCAGTGCTGTCCCTTGTCTCTTTGCACCTGCTGAGGTGGCCCTGTCCTATGCCAGCAGTGATAttcacagccctgctggcatCACTTCAAGCCCAGAGCATGCTGAGAGATGgagggcaggcagctgctggtttGCTGCTTCCCTTCTCACCCCAAATCTTGAGCACGTGGGTCCGTGGCTCCTGACAGagcccctctcctgccagctctgctgcaaacaCCCTGTTGCTGCTTGTCCTTGGGGGCCATCCCATCATGTCCCCCAGCACCATGAAGCTGTGTTGACGGCTGCTGATGTGCCAGCATGGCCAGCACATGCTGGGTGGGCagccagggaagggatggcacaGTCCTGCTGTGGGGAAGGCACTCTTGGGAAGCGGCACTGGCATTTGGCTGCGTGGCCCTGGGGAGGATGGGCagtccctcatccccacagcACTGTCCCAGCAGGCTGGGGCCAGCATTGCCCCTCTGTGCAGTGCCAGTGTCACCTCATGCCTCCTCGGCAGTGGCATCGATTCCTGCGTAGGTGAAGTTCTCGAAGAGGGCCATGTTCACGTAGGCCTGTGGGGGAACCCCAGTTAGGAGCTGGTTGTGATGGTGTTCCCATCCTacctcccatccctgctggcaCACTTATAGGCACTGTGCCCAGGGGGATCCCCACACTCGAAATAGATGCTGAGGTTACCTCCATGCATGATGGGGTCCCACAGGTTCTACTGCTGGATGCCACCTCCTCCCAACCTCAAGACATGCTCCAGCATGTGGACAAGCTTGGTTCAGGGCATGCGTCCCTCCCCCTGACCCAGGACAATGTGGGTGCCCTGCACCCTTCtctgccaccaccactgccactCACCTTCCTGGCCTCCAGCATGCGGATGAGCTGCATGGAGATCTGGGCGAAGGGTGGGCGCTCGTAGGGGCGGTCACGCCAGCACTGTCGCATCAGCTCATACCTGGGGGCAGAGAGACAGCTGTGGCTCAGCGTGCATGGGGGGGAGAGAGGGTAGAAAAATTGTTTGTGGAAGATGGGGGGAAGTAGGCAGGAAATTAAAGCTCAGGAAGGGTGTTTAGGGTGTAAGACCTCAGCTCAACCCCCAGACACAGTGCAGAGCAGAACCAGGCAGGAGCTACCACAGGCTGGTGGGAGCACCATAAAGCAGAGGGGTCAGGGGGCTGTGGTGTCACCACCAGCCAGGGCTCTCTGCCCACTTACACCTCATCATCGCAGTTGCGTGGCTTCTCCATGCGGTAGCCCTGGGGCAGCTTCTCATAGAGCTCAGCGCATGTCATCCCGCAGTATGGTGTCCCACCTGTGGCCAAAGACATACATCTGGCTGTGGCAAGGACAGTCCCTGGGTGTTCCCTCCAGATCTGCAGGAAGACCAGACCTGCAGGGACCCAGGTGGAGGCAGGGTGCACAGAAGAGCCTTACCTAAACTGACGATCTCCCAGAGCAAGACGCCAAATGACCACCTGAAAGGGCAGGAGCCAAGGCTGTGATGGAGCACCCAGCAATGCCCAAGGGGCAAAGCCAAGAGTGGAGGGGCCAGGGCTAGGTCTTGGGCCAGGGTCCCCCAGGGAGATGCATCAGCATCATCTCCTGCCATTGCAGCACCCATAGCAAAAGCATCACTGTGCTGACCACCTcagagagggatggaggtgtCTGCAGCCATGCCCCAGCCTTGGTGCCCCAGCCTGCAGGACTTACACATCACTCTTGGTGGTGTACACGCTGTAGTTCAGGGACTCAATGGCCATCCAGCGAACTGGCAAGCGGCCCTGGGGAAACAGAGATCAACTGTCAGGGCAAGGGGGGATGCTCTATGGACAGAGGACAGATGTGACCCATCCAGTCCCACTGTGGTGGGTCATTCCTGCTGACAGCAGGGTCCTGCCTACTGCATCAGTGCAGGTCTCATAGAGATGCATCGCTCCTGCCTCACCATTGTCTTCTTCACATAGACCTCTTCCCCTCTGGAGAGGCCAAAGTCGGCAATCTTGGAGGCCAGGTTTTCTCCCACTAGGATATTTCTGGCTGCCAGGTCCCTGTGAATGAACTGGAAAGGGCCAGAAGTCAGCAGGAGCcatctgctccctcctgctggcTTCAAGGGTCTTGTGCCCTGATGGGGAGTCCCCAGACCCCAGGGGAATGATGGTCTGGGGGGTCTTCCTGGGCATGTACCTGCTTCTCACTCAGGTACTGCATCCCCTTAGCCACATCTGAAGCaaactggaggagctgctgggaggtgagGGTGGAGGCAGTGCCGTGTTCTTTGGCAAAGGCTGGGTCTGTCTCCAGAACTCGGCTTTTGCGGAGGAAGTCAAGGAGGTTTCCATAGGGAGCATACTCAATGGCGATGTACAGGTAGcctggggggcaggaggaggttgGGCTTATGTGTCTCTCACCAGGAAAAACAGATACACAGGTAGGCAGAAGCTGTTGGGATTGGGAAAAGTAGAGAAAGGGACAGCCCTCACCTTTATTCTCACAGGCACCCAGCAAGTTGATGATGTTGGGGTGATGACCCAGTTTGCACAGCACCTCCAGTTCCCCAGCAAAATCCCGGTGGTCATTCTCTGAAGCAAACTCTGGAAGCAAAGAAAGAATGGACACCTCAGTCCTAAAACAAGgtcccttcctctgctcttcctcttaTGGCCCCCGCCCCTTCTCAGCCCTGACCATGGCCCAGGGGGCAGCCATGtcccccagcccaccctgccCTTCTCCCCACACTGCTCACCTTTTAGCATCTTGATGGCTGCATTCATTTTCAGACCATCCTTCTTGATCATGGCCCTGATGACCTGACCAAAGTTGCCCTCTCCAATCATGTCCTCAAACTTGATGTCTTCCCACTCCAGGATGGGGTAGCTGAGGGGCTCAGGCTGTGGCTTGGGACGGcgggtcagggtcagggtccCGGAGTTGAACTGCAGGATGGTCTCTTCCCCCTGGCAGATGGGAGTGGGTGAGGTTAGAGGCACTGGGCACCCCTCTGCCTGCACGGCAGTCCCGGCATGGCAGGCATCATGGGCAAGGGTGGGCTCCGCACCCTCTCCGCGTGGAAGTGAGGTCTGGCTGTGTCCGGACTGGAGGCTACAGAGCGTGACCTGGATCGGGCCGGGAcgtggggagctggggacacagTCCTGGAGGGGCAGGTGGCACTCACCGAGCCAGACTGATACGTAAAGGTGCGGCGCCGgtggaaaaaattcttcttgatGAGGAAAAGTGCCAGGAGGGCAAAGAGGATGGTGAGGCAGGTGACAGACACGGAGCCGACGATGGCCAAGAGTAGCTGCTGGTCTATTCCTGCCTGCTCGGTGCTCTGGCTGCCCAGGCTGGGTGGCACACTCAGCACTCCTGCCAAAAGGAGGGATGGGGAGTTGTGGTTCATGGCTTagccctgcccaggctgcaTGGGTGGCCCAGCATGGAGACTGcagccctctcccagcacctcaGGACCCCATGAAAACACCAGGGATGCATCCTGAGCTCCTGAAGCTGTGGGTGTCACTGCCTGGGCCCTACTGCCAAATCTTATGGTTTCTGGACCTTCAACCAGATCTGGGTCTAGCCACCAGCTCCACCCATGCTGACTCTGCCCCGCTCCTCTAGCCTGTTGCACACTCTGTCACCCTCTGACCACGGCAGAGCCATTCTGTGGACCCCCTGCTGTCACCACgccacccctgccccatcaAGACCAGGAGAAGCAGGATTTCTAAAGAcacaaatattttgggtttgggCTGCTGCTTTAGCACTGCTTCAATCATTCTTTGCTGACCCAGATGCCAAGTCCATGCCCCAGCAGAGCCATGAGCCTTCTGCCTGCTGGGACACCCCACTCACCGTCTCCCAGGGTCTTGGCTTTCACGGGGTGGCTCCATTCCCCTGGAACATGGGAATTGGCCCTGACACGAAACTGGTAGCTGGTGCTGGCATTAAGGCCCCCAACGATCTTAGTGGTCTCTGCACCACTGTCAGTGTCGATCCACTGGGGCTCACTGGTGCCCCCCACCTGCTGCAGCTCCACGATGTACTTGGTGATGCCCCCATTGGGGTATTCAGGGACCTGCCAGGAGAGCCTGACAGCGCTGTCAGACACAGACTCTGCTGAGAGTGAGCGTGGGGAGGAGGGTCCTGAGACAAGGAGAAGAGACAGTGAGCACCAGGATGgggctcctggtgctgcaggagctgagttCTGGTATGAGGACCAGACCCCACAGGCGGCCATTTTCAACCAAAGTAGTGTCAGGTTTGAGGGATCTCCAATGAATCCTGGTCCCTGCTTAGATGGGGGCAGGAGAAAGCGGACATGGCACCCAGGTCTTGGAGCATCACTCCAGGTATAACAGTGCAGCAGAATTGTACCCACAAATACTCCCAGTCTCAGGCACCACCCAAGCTAGACATCTCTGTATTGACTAGCTCTTgggatattttctttcttcaaccCTCCCTCTCACACAGCAGGTTTTGAGTATCTTACCAttcccaccacctcctctgaGCCCTCTCCATCCCACCCACATTCCTAAATCCAAATCCCCAAATCATACAAAGCTCTTACAAGCAGCAAGTAGAGGAACGGTCACACCCTCCAAGCCTGATGCCCACCATCCTTTCCAATGCATGTGGCCTCACTGAAGGCCTTATACATTCCTTCCCCCTTGGCTGCCAGAAGCGTTGGTCAGGATGATGTTCCACCTCCCCATAGTCTTCTGCCCATGTTGGGGTCTACACACATGTGCATGCCCCCTAGGAGGGGCAGAAGATCTCCCCCGGGCCCTAGTTACTGTCCAGCAAAATTACCAAGCAGCGAGGTTAAAGTGAAGCAAAGGGAAATAAACTTTTTCATGCAATGTATAATTACATCAAAGAACTTGTTGCTACAAGATGTTGTAAAAGCTACAACTATAGATGGGTCCATCAGTGTTTGGCCAAGGACATGGAGGACAGGTTTGTTTGCAAGAATCACACATGACAGTCTGAATATCATGTTCAGCTTAGGATGTTTCTCAGCGGCTTGgtgctggaggctgcaggaTCTAGCAGGGAAAGGACCCATATTTCCCCCAAGCAGCTGTTCATGCACTATCAGAGATCGGATACAgaagcagccagagctggggatggTTACTGTTACACTGATAACTGATTTATCCTTGCAATTCCCTGTAATAATTCCCTGTGAGCTGTAGGACTCACCTTTGCTGTTGATCATGACCTTGTAGAGGTCAGAGGGAGGCCCCAGGCTGGTGCAGTGGTAGACCAACACCTCCAGCCCATACTCCTTGTTGAACTCTAGGTCACCAATGCGGGCGGAGAGCACGGAGATGGATGTGATGTTTTTCTCAGAGACCAGCCTCCTCATGGAGTCAAAGAGGTGGACTATGAACCCATGTGCTGGCTCATGGTTACTTGGCAATTTCCAGTTGACATGaagtgtgtttttttcctctatggACCAACCTTCAATCACAGGCTTGACTGTGGGCTCTGTGAACAAAAAGTCAGCATAAGATCAGGCACAAGGTTAGGGGTAAGGCCAGTGTTAGGGTCAGGATGTGGGAGAAGGAGATGGGGGCTCACCAAGGCACTCAGTCACCATGATGGCCTCAGGCCCCTTGCTGCCCTCCCCCCCGGCCCCTGGCCGGCTCAGCTGCACCTTGACAACATAAGCAGTCACTGGACGGAGGTTCATGAGGGTGATGTTCTCACTGTGGTCAACTGTTGGTCAAGAGAACATGTCAAAGTCATACTCGTGATCCACACTCTTCCTCATCACTGGTGTCCTCTGTTGTATCACTTCAGAGGTCTCAGAATGGTGCAGCTCAGGTCTCTACCCACCCCAGACCTCCACAGGCTGGTGCAGCCATCCCTTTCTGCCTGGGTCTTACCTGTGTCCTCTCTCTCCCAGTAAGCACCTACCCACAATGGATGACCAGGCTGAGTTGTCATCCTTGGGCTTGTAGAACAACTTGATGGAGACAATGGGGCCATCACCAGAGAAGCAATCCACAGGTGACACCACAAGTTGGCGGCTCTGCTTGGCCAGCAGCCGGGGAGGGCtcaggggtgctggtggcactAGGGGAGCAAGGAGGGAGTGACATGAGTGGGACCAGGAGCAATGAGGAACTAAGTGTGGAGACATCTATCACCTCTTGGCTCCTGCCAACTTTGTAAGAGAAGTCTTTTAACAACACCCAAATGCATCTGTTGGCACTGTGACAGACAGGTGCCACCTAGTCCAGTGGTGAGGGGTTTGGCATTGCAACACCACGCTGTCAGCCTCCCCCACCAGCCCTGGCTCATCTCACTCATGCCACCACCCTCTCCTCACCTCGGATGTTGACCTTGACCTTCCGGCTGTCCTGGCCCCCAGTCGTGGAGACCCGGCATTCCCAGAGCCCCGTGTCGGCCTTTGTCAGGCGTCGCACCAGGAACTCGCAGGTGATCTGCCCCGGCTCGATGATGGCTTTCATCAGCTGTGGGCACACAGGGTGCTGTCAGCCCTCAGGCTCAGCTCCCTGGCTCCCCATGCTGGCCTGGACCTGCTCAGCAGACTGATGGGGAAATGGGTGCTTTTGGTGGAGCTGGCAAtgatgggggggggagggtgtgtGTGTCAAAGTGTGGGAATGGCAGCAGGGTGAGGTCATGGGATGGTGGAGACGCAGTGTCAGGCAAGCAGCAGTACCTTGAGCACGGTGCCGTCAGCCTTGCGCAGCTCCACGCTGTCGCTGGCAGGCAGCGGGTTGCCGGTGGCCACACAGCTGACAATGGGCTCAGAGCCCAG
The genomic region above belongs to Heliangelus exortis chromosome 8, bHelExo1.hap1, whole genome shotgun sequence and contains:
- the TIE1 gene encoding tyrosine-protein kinase receptor Tie-1 isoform X2, with amino-acid sequence MGFPVYLLLLLPCLAEAILDITLIANVQSLSHSEFFLSCVMGERDVSYLQIERENKIVMTHPKTGFQNYRNRSNQVQARGFSMADLVGILYCLGRTPTEQAQVFYVHNSHNAHLFPVKATQSVNIAEPATFSARVLKRKETDVMWKRNGTYYQTTDRGEVRGDLVTLTLPNVSVSENGVYSATFMGDSPLWSAFYRLIVRACPAKKWGPSCEKDCPDCLNGGICHDHVGECICPPGFMGTRCERACREGQFGRNCQETCQRAQGCRGLSFCLPDPYGCSCASGWSGSRCSQACALGYYGPNCALRCSCRNGGSCNRFSGCVCPAGWHGQHCEKSDRFPQIIQLASELEFNLGSEPIVSCVATGNPLPASDSVELRKADGTVLKLMKAIIEPGQITCEFLVRRLTKADTGLWECRVSTTGGQDSRKVKVNIRVPPAPLSPPRLLAKQSRQLVVSPVDCFSGDGPIVSIKLFYKPKDDNSAWSSIVVDHSENITLMNLRPVTAYVVKVQLSRPGAGGEGSKGPEAIMVTECLEPTVKPVIEGWSIEEKNTLHVNWKLPSNHEPAHGFIVHLFDSMRRLVSEKNITSISVLSARIGDLEFNKEYGLEVLVYHCTSLGPPSDLYKVMINSKGPSSPRSLSAESVSDSAVRLSWQVPEYPNGGITKYIVELQQVGGTSEPQWIDTDSGAETTKIVGGLNASTSYQFRVRANSHVPGEWSHPVKAKTLGDGVLSVPPSLGSQSTEQAGIDQQLLLAIVGSVSVTCLTILFALLALFLIKKNFFHRRRTFTYQSGSGEETILQFNSGTLTLTRRPKPQPEPLSYPILEWEDIKFEDMIGEGNFGQVIRAMIKKDGLKMNAAIKMLKEFASENDHRDFAGELEVLCKLGHHPNIINLLGACENKGYLYIAIEYAPYGNLLDFLRKSRVLETDPAFAKEHGTASTLTSQQLLQFASDVAKGMQYLSEKQFIHRDLAARNILVGENLASKIADFGLSRGEEVYVKKTMGRLPVRWMAIESLNYSVYTTKSDVWSFGVLLWEIVSLGGTPYCGMTCAELYEKLPQGYRMEKPRNCDDEVYELMRQCWRDRPYERPPFAQISMQLIRMLEARKAYVNMALFENFTYAGIDATAEEA
- the TIE1 gene encoding tyrosine-protein kinase receptor Tie-1 isoform X1 — its product is MGFPVYLLLLLPCLAEAILDITLIANVQSLSHSEFFLSCVMGERDVSYLQIERENKIVMTHPKTGFQNYRNRSNQVQARGFSMADLVGILYCLGRTPTEQAQVFYVHNSHNAHLFPVKATQSVNIAEPATFSARVLKRKETDVMWKRNGTYYQTTDRGEVRGDLVTLTLPNVSVSENGVYSATFMGDSPLWSAFYRLIVRACPAKKWGPSCEKDCPDCLNGGICHDHVGECICPPGFMGTRCERACREGQFGRNCQETCQRAQGCRGLSFCLPDPYGCSCASGWSGSRCSQACALGYYGPNCALRCSCRNGGSCNRFSGCVCPAGWHGQHCEKSDRFPQIIQLASELEFNLGSEPIVSCVATGNPLPASDSVELRKADGTVLKLMKAIIEPGQITCEFLVRRLTKADTGLWECRVSTTGGQDSRKVKVNIRVPPAPLSPPRLLAKQSRQLVVSPVDCFSGDGPIVSIKLFYKPKDDNSAWSSIVVDHSENITLMNLRPVTAYVVKVQLSRPGAGGEGSKGPEAIMVTECLEPTVKPVIEGWSIEEKNTLHVNWKLPSNHEPAHGFIVHLFDSMRRLVSEKNITSISVLSARIGDLEFNKEYGLEVLVYHCTSLGPPSDLYKVMINSKGPSSPRSLSAESVSDSAVRLSWQVPEYPNGGITKYIVELQQVGGTSEPQWIDTDSGAETTKIVGGLNASTSYQFRVRANSHVPGEWSHPVKAKTLGDGVLSVPPSLGSQSTEQAGIDQQLLLAIVGSVSVTCLTILFALLALFLIKKNFFHRRRTFTYQSGSVSATCPSRTVSPAPHVPARSRSRSVASSPDTARPHFHAERGEETILQFNSGTLTLTRRPKPQPEPLSYPILEWEDIKFEDMIGEGNFGQVIRAMIKKDGLKMNAAIKMLKEFASENDHRDFAGELEVLCKLGHHPNIINLLGACENKGYLYIAIEYAPYGNLLDFLRKSRVLETDPAFAKEHGTASTLTSQQLLQFASDVAKGMQYLSEKQFIHRDLAARNILVGENLASKIADFGLSRGEEVYVKKTMGRLPVRWMAIESLNYSVYTTKSDVWSFGVLLWEIVSLGGTPYCGMTCAELYEKLPQGYRMEKPRNCDDEVYELMRQCWRDRPYERPPFAQISMQLIRMLEARKAYVNMALFENFTYAGIDATAEEA
- the TIE1 gene encoding tyrosine-protein kinase receptor Tie-1 isoform X3, whose protein sequence is MGFPVYLLLLLPCLAEAILDITLIANVQSLSHSEFFLSCVMGERDVSYLQIERENKIVMTHPKTGFQNYRNRSNQVQARGFSMADLVGILYCLGRTPTEQAQVFYVHNSHNAHLFPVKATQSVNIAEPATFSARVLKRKETDVMWKRNGTYYQTTDRGEVRGDLVTLTLPNVSVSENGVYSATFMGDSPLWSAFYRLIVRACPAKKWGPSCEKDCPDCLNGGICHDHVGECICPPGFMGTRCERACREGQFGRNCQETCQRAQGCRGLSFCLPDPYGCSCASGWSGSRCSQACALGYYGPNCALRCSCRNGGSCNRFSGCVCPAGWHGQHCEKSDRFPQIIQLASELEFNLGSEPIVSCVATGNPLPASDSVELRKADGTVLKLMKAIIEPGQITCEFLVRRLTKADTGLWECRVSTTGGQDSRKVKVNIRVPPAPLSPPRLLAKQSRQLVVSPVDCFSGDGPIVSIKLFYKPKDDNSAWSSIVVDHSENITLMNLRPVTAYVVKVQLSRPGAGGEGSKGPEAIMVTECLEPTVKPVIEGWSIEEKNTLHVNWKLPSNHEPAHGFIVHLFDSMRRLVSEKNITSISVLSARIGDLEFNKEYGLEVLVYHCTSLGPPSDLYKVMINSKGVLSVPPSLGSQSTEQAGIDQQLLLAIVGSVSVTCLTILFALLALFLIKKNFFHRRRTFTYQSGSVSATCPSRTVSPAPHVPARSRSRSVASSPDTARPHFHAERGEETILQFNSGTLTLTRRPKPQPEPLSYPILEWEDIKFEDMIGEGNFGQVIRAMIKKDGLKMNAAIKMLKEFASENDHRDFAGELEVLCKLGHHPNIINLLGACENKGYLYIAIEYAPYGNLLDFLRKSRVLETDPAFAKEHGTASTLTSQQLLQFASDVAKGMQYLSEKQFIHRDLAARNILVGENLASKIADFGLSRGEEVYVKKTMGRLPVRWMAIESLNYSVYTTKSDVWSFGVLLWEIVSLGGTPYCGMTCAELYEKLPQGYRMEKPRNCDDEVYELMRQCWRDRPYERPPFAQISMQLIRMLEARKAYVNMALFENFTYAGIDATAEEA